The Desulfovibrio desulfuricans DSM 642 DNA segment GGTGCCTTCGGGGTACTTTTCAGCAACCAGTTCCCAGGGATTGGGACGAACCTGCTTCATGCCGAGGCTGATGCGCTTCTTGTCGCCGTCCACGCCCAGGATGACCACTTCGACTTCGTCGCCGGTGTGAACCATCTGGGAAGGATGACGCAGCTTGCGGGTCCAGGACATTTCGGAAATGTGCACCAGGCCTTCAACGCCGGGTTCCAGTTCCACAAATGCGCCGTAGTCAACCAGGTTGGTGACCTTGCCGCTGCACTTGGCCCCTTCGGGGAAGCGGGCGGAGATGTCCTGCCACGGATCGGGCACGAGCTGCTTGAGGCCGAGGGAAACTTTGTTGTTGTCGCGATCGAAGGAAAGCACCTTCAGGGTCAGTTCCTGGCCGATGGTGATCATTTCCTTGGGATGGCGAATGCGCTTCCAGCTCATGTCGGTGATGTGCAGCAGGCCGTCGAGGCCGCCGAGGTCAACAAACACGCCGTATTCGGTGATGTTCTTGGCCTTACCGGTAACGATCTGGTTTTCTTCAAGGGTGCGCAGCAGATCCTGGCGTTTGGAATCGCGCTCCTCTTCAAGCAGCACGCGGCGAGAAACGATAACGTTGCTGCGGCGGCGGTTGATCTTGAGCACACGGAATTCGAATTCCTGGTTGACCAGGGCATCCATATCCGGCACGGGGCGCAGATCCACATGTGAACCGGGCAAAAACGCTTCCACACCGCCGATGTCCACGGTGTAGCCACCCTTGATGCGGCGGACAATGTGGCCCTTGATGACCCGGTTGTTTTCCTGCACGTCTTCGAGCTGGTCGAACACCTGCATGCGCTTGGCTTTCTCGAAAGAAAGAGTGATGGTGCCGTCGTTTTCGTTTTTGCGAACAACGTAAACGTCAACACGATCGCCCACTTTGACGGAAATGTTGCCGGCGGGGTCGCGGAATTCTGCCGCGGGAATCTGCCCTTCGGACTTAAAATTCACGTCAACAAGCACATTGTCATCATCCACGCGGACGATTTCGCCCTTCGTGATAGAGCCTTCCTCAAGATCGCCGAAATCGGGATTGAGGTAGTTTTCAAGGGCGCTTTCGAAATTGATTTCGTTGTCGTGCCCGGTTTCCAAACCTGCCATATGTCCAGCCTCCAAACATAATTTCCCCATAACAGGGAGGTGCCTTATTATCAGGATTTCAGTAAAAGAACAAGAAAAAATACGCGCCAAATCGGCTTTAGCCGCCGAAAAATCGGGATTCCACGCCGCTCCGGACGGCGCAGGCGCGGCAACCCGCGCGGGGCATACCCTGCAAGGGCCTGTCTGGCGGGGCTTGCAGGGTATGCCCACTTGACTTTTATTGCCGCATGAATTGTTTTGAAAAGGTCGGCGGGGAATTCCGTTAAAATCGGAAACAGTCGCGCTGCGGTAAGAGGGAACGAAGCTTCATCGTTCCGCCACATGGCGGGGCGCTACAGCCAGTCGCGCTAGCGGCGAAGGCGAAGTCTAGGCAAGGGGCGCAAGGCCCCCATGCCCTCAAGTCCGAATATCCTCCGGCATTTCATCCAACTTCAACCCGTCAACGCGCCATTGAGGAGGTTGCCATGCTGCGTACTACGTCGCATTCCATTCTGCATTTTTTCACCCGTACCCTTTTGCCCATCCTTTTGCTGTGCGCCGTCATGGGCGCGCCTGCGCTTGCCCCTGCCGCGGAATCCGGCGCAGAAAGCCCCAAGTCGGGCGTGCTGCTGGTGGCCTTTGGCACCAGTGTTCCCGAAGCCCTGGCTTCCATGAAGGCCGTGGATGCGGAGTTCAAGGCCGCTTTTCCCGGTCAGCCTGTGGTGTGGGCCTATACCTCGCAGATTATCCGCAAAAAAATAGCCGCCGAGGGGCATCCCGTGGGCGGCATTAGCGATGGCCTCGCCCAGCTTGCCAAGGACGGCGTCAAGGTCGTGCGCGTACAGTCGCTGCACGTCATGGCGGGCGAGGAGTTCAGCGCGCTTGAACGGGCTGTGCTTATCGATCTGCAAAAAAATCCGGGCCGCTTTGACTCCGTGTTTCTTGGCCGCCCCATGCTGGAATCGAAAAAAGACGCGCAGGAGCTCATTCAGGCCATCAGGGAAGACGTCAAGTCCCTGCGCGGCAAGGATGCAGCCCTGGTGCTCATGGGCCACGGCCAGAGTCATGGCCGCGCGGATCTGACGTTTGAAGGCACACGCGCCGTGTTCCACGATGCGGACAAGCGCGTGTTTATGGCGACAGTCGAGGGCGCGCGCAGCGTGGACGACCTGCTGGTGGAACTCAAGGCCGCCAAGGTCAAGAAAGTGGTTATCGAGCCCCTCATGCTGGTGGCTGGCGACCATGCGCACAACGATCTGGCCGGGGATGAAGACGATTCCTGGGCCTCAAAGCTCAAGGCCGCAGGTTTCAAGGTGGAGACAAACCTCAAGGGTTTGGGCCAGATTGCCGGTGCACGCGCCATTCTGGTGCGCCATGCGCGTGAAGCCGCTGATGACCTGACCAAGGAACCCAAGAAGCAGTAGCGGGCGCTTCCTGCACCGCATATTTGTTGCGGGAGCCGCATAAGCCGGGACAGCGCGCCTGGTTTGTGCGGCTTCTGCGTTTTTGGGCGGGAAAATGGGGAGTGCGGGAGGTGCTGCTTCCATCGCTGGATTCTCGGGAATTTTCGTGGGGTTCAGTGCGCTTGAGTCTGTTTGTGCCTTAAGCCTGTCTGGTTACCAGCCATGCCAGCATGCCGCCCTGCGCCGCAATGGCGGCCGCAAAGGCCAGCCAGCAGCCCCAGAGGGGCAATGCCTTGGGCGCAATGCCCGCAGCCAGCGCCAGCATGCCCTGGAATGCCCGTTTGAGCGGCCACAGCAGCGCAAGCCCCGCCCACACTGAGGCGCTCAGGGTAAAAACCTGCAATTCCTTGACTTCCCACAGCCCCACCAGCGAAGCGTACAGATCCACCTTGCCCGCATTGTAGGCATTACCGATGAGTTCCAGCCTGTCCAGAGCCGGGCCGTCAGTGCAAATTGCGCCAAGAATGAAAAAAATGCCCACAAGGCCGAGAAACAGCAGCAGAAAAAGACCGAAGGTGCGCATTTGCCAGCGGGAATGCGCCACGCCAGCAAAATCGCCGATACGGCGCGCAAGAAAATGCAGGGGAATAGACAGAAGCGGCACTGGCACAATAAGCAGGCCCAGACCTGGCCTCACCAGCGCAAACGATCCCCCTGCAAGCATAAGATAGCCTGCAAGCGAGAAAATGGATGCGGGTAAGGCGGCAAGGGGCATACGCGCTCCAGTGTCGGCGGTTCTGGCGCGTAGAACAAGGACGCGCTCGCATAAAATCCTATGCCAAAAATGGGCAAAGGTCTATGCGGCAAAGGGAGTTGTGATAATTTGTCGGGGCTGGAGCGCATACGCGGCAATGCAAGCGTCGGCCGTCGGGCGAAGGGCAGGCGCTTTGTCCCACCCCCTCTGGGCGGCAACTTTAATCTGATTTTCTGGCCTAGCGTTTGGGCATGGCGAGAAAGGCGGGTATGCTGGCCGC contains these protein-coding regions:
- a CDS encoding 30S ribosomal protein S1, encoding MAGLETGHDNEINFESALENYLNPDFGDLEEGSITKGEIVRVDDDNVLVDVNFKSEGQIPAAEFRDPAGNISVKVGDRVDVYVVRKNENDGTITLSFEKAKRMQVFDQLEDVQENNRVIKGHIVRRIKGGYTVDIGGVEAFLPGSHVDLRPVPDMDALVNQEFEFRVLKINRRRSNVIVSRRVLLEEERDSKRQDLLRTLEENQIVTGKAKNITEYGVFVDLGGLDGLLHITDMSWKRIRHPKEMITIGQELTLKVLSFDRDNNKVSLGLKQLVPDPWQDISARFPEGAKCSGKVTNLVDYGAFVELEPGVEGLVHISEMSWTRKLRHPSQMVHTGDEVEVVILGVDGDKKRISLGMKQVRPNPWELVAEKYPEGTVLEGVIKNITEFGMFIGIEDGIDGLIHVSDISWTKKVRHPNELYKVGDTVQAKVLTVDQENEKFTLGVKQLVDDPWGHVPNTYPVGCTIKGIVTNITDFGLFVEVEEGIEGLVHVSELSSKKVKTPAEIYKEGQEIQAKVIHVSAEERRLGLSIKQIKDEEERRKPKEFHSGPQEAGQSLGDLLKQKFEESENS
- a CDS encoding sirohydrochlorin cobaltochelatase, with translation MLRTTSHSILHFFTRTLLPILLLCAVMGAPALAPAAESGAESPKSGVLLVAFGTSVPEALASMKAVDAEFKAAFPGQPVVWAYTSQIIRKKIAAEGHPVGGISDGLAQLAKDGVKVVRVQSLHVMAGEEFSALERAVLIDLQKNPGRFDSVFLGRPMLESKKDAQELIQAIREDVKSLRGKDAALVLMGHGQSHGRADLTFEGTRAVFHDADKRVFMATVEGARSVDDLLVELKAAKVKKVVIEPLMLVAGDHAHNDLAGDEDDSWASKLKAAGFKVETNLKGLGQIAGARAILVRHAREAADDLTKEPKKQ